The window ACCTATCATCTGCAACAATCAAAACAATCTCGCCGTGGATGCCTAACTTTTTTTATCAAAATAGCTTTGGTGAGTATCAATGGAAAAAGCATGGTGCATGTCAGAATTTAAACGATGATGACTATTTTTTAACAGCGATAGACCTAGTAAAAAAAGTGAATGCGTCCCCTATTGGCCTTTATATAAAGCAAAACATTGGGAAAACAGTCTCTGTATCTGAGTTCAAAAATCAACTGACGCAAACACTTGGAACCAATGCGGTTAATCGCATACGCTTATCGTGCAGTAAAGGTCGTTATCTAACAGAAGTTCAATTAAACCTAGAACGAGATTTTAACCCTGATGATAATTTGGTAAGCCAGTTAGAAAAAGCACTGAAAAGCAGCCGTTTTCAAGGAAATTGTAAGAATATGATCCATATAGAAGAATCTGG is drawn from Photobacterium profundum SS9 and contains these coding sequences:
- a CDS encoding ribonuclease T2 family protein produces the protein MKIADSCQTPNDFDSYVRQPGFCEHTNYKGRKPECNAINSGEKTISHLTLHGLWPNKRSCGINYGYCDSQATLNLSSATIKTISPWMPNFFYQNSFGEYQWKKHGACQNLNDDDYFLTAIDLVKKVNASPIGLYIKQNIGKTVSVSEFKNQLTQTLGTNAVNRIRLSCSKGRYLTEVQLNLERDFNPDDNLVSQLEKALKSSRFQGNCKNMIHIEESGR